A region of Candidatus Caldatribacterium sp. DNA encodes the following proteins:
- a CDS encoding 4Fe-4S binding protein produces MAVISTIQTSCRDCYKCVRHCPVKAIRISLGHAEVVDERCIKDGRCVLVCPQGAKKVRSDLERAKELLTSGRTVIASLAPSFVAAFPEATPGQVIRGLKMLGFSAVRETAEGAEWVAREHALLVAEGRTGLITSSCPAVNFFITRYFPEYTGHIAPVVSPMVAHGRLLKREYPGSSVVFIGPCIAKKAEAEEEEVRGDVDVVLTFAELREWFKEARIDLSALPEDSFSPGRVRFARAFPVEGGLIKSASLEAELLSREIITITGIERCREFLKSFSPEKTKLRIIEMMSCEGGCIDGPVLSSALSLYERRERVLEYTEQSLRAQEEAPVCMDPPNFRRSFAPAPIPKPEVPEEEMRRILALTGKFTPQDELNCGACGYNTCREKAEAVYQGMAEAEMCIPFMRTRAESFSSFLMTVTPNGIVLVDEDLRIVEMNPALRRMLGLVGKLVVGKRIDEFLDPSPFVEVLRTRKAVTHEVVYPQYHNLCVRLSVFFLERSHLLMGIFVDLTKEREQEAMMEAIREKTIEKAQQVIANQMRVAQEIASLLGETTAETKVLLNKLMRILRGELVEE; encoded by the coding sequence ATGGCTGTCATTAGCACGATACAAACGAGCTGCCGGGACTGCTACAAGTGCGTCCGCCACTGCCCGGTGAAGGCCATCCGCATAAGCCTTGGCCACGCGGAAGTCGTGGATGAGCGGTGCATCAAGGACGGACGCTGCGTCCTTGTGTGCCCTCAGGGGGCAAAGAAGGTCCGCTCCGACCTTGAGCGGGCGAAAGAACTCCTCACAAGTGGAAGAACCGTCATCGCAAGCCTTGCGCCTTCCTTTGTCGCCGCTTTCCCTGAGGCCACCCCGGGGCAGGTGATCCGGGGACTTAAGATGCTCGGCTTTTCCGCCGTCCGGGAAACGGCAGAGGGGGCAGAGTGGGTGGCCCGGGAGCATGCGCTTCTTGTTGCAGAGGGCCGCACGGGGCTCATCACGAGTTCCTGCCCGGCGGTGAACTTCTTCATCACCCGGTACTTCCCGGAGTACACCGGGCACATCGCTCCCGTTGTCTCCCCCATGGTAGCCCACGGACGCCTCTTAAAGCGCGAGTACCCGGGGTCTTCGGTTGTCTTCATCGGTCCCTGCATCGCCAAGAAAGCCGAGGCGGAAGAGGAAGAGGTCCGGGGGGATGTGGATGTGGTCCTCACCTTTGCGGAGCTCCGGGAGTGGTTCAAGGAGGCGCGGATTGATCTTTCGGCCCTTCCTGAGGACTCCTTTTCCCCGGGAAGAGTCCGCTTTGCCCGGGCCTTTCCCGTTGAGGGAGGGCTCATAAAGAGCGCCTCTTTAGAGGCGGAGCTCCTCTCCCGGGAAATCATCACCATCACCGGGATTGAGCGCTGCCGGGAGTTCTTGAAGAGCTTCTCTCCGGAAAAGACGAAGCTCCGAATCATCGAAATGATGTCCTGTGAGGGAGGGTGCATCGACGGTCCGGTGCTCTCCTCCGCCCTTTCCCTCTACGAGCGGCGGGAGCGGGTCCTCGAGTACACGGAGCAATCCCTCAGGGCTCAGGAAGAGGCCCCGGTGTGCATGGACCCCCCGAATTTTCGCCGGAGTTTTGCCCCTGCGCCGATTCCAAAACCTGAGGTTCCCGAAGAGGAGATGCGCCGGATTCTTGCCCTCACCGGAAAATTCACCCCTCAGGATGAGCTCAACTGTGGGGCCTGCGGGTACAACACCTGCCGCGAGAAGGCGGAGGCCGTGTACCAGGGAATGGCCGAAGCAGAGATGTGCATCCCCTTCATGCGGACCCGGGCAGAGTCCTTTTCGAGCTTCCTCATGACGGTTACCCCAAACGGCATCGTTCTTGTTGATGAGGATTTGAGGATTGTGGAGATGAACCCCGCCCTGCGACGGATGCTTGGCCTTGTGGGAAAGCTCGTCGTGGGGAAGCGCATCGATGAGTTCCTCGATCCCTCACCCTTTGTGGAGGTGCTCCGCACGAGAAAAGCGGTGACGCATGAGGTTGTCTATCCCCAGTACCACAACCTCTGTGTGCGGCTTTCGGTCTTTTTCCTTGAGCGATCGCACCTCCTCATGGGGATTTTCGTGGACCTCACGAAAGAACGGGAACAGGAGGCGATGATGGAGGCGATTCGGGAGAAGACCATCG
- a CDS encoding (2Fe-2S) ferredoxin domain-containing protein — protein MLTISVCVGSSCHLKGAYEIISQCERLIEELGLKSEVELRGTFCLGRCTEEGVTVVVDGEVLSGVSPENFRKVFEEKVLSRLRENPHGCH, from the coding sequence ATGCTCACGATATCTGTCTGTGTGGGAAGCTCATGCCACCTCAAAGGGGCGTACGAAATCATCAGCCAGTGTGAGCGCCTCATTGAGGAACTCGGCCTCAAGTCGGAGGTGGAGCTCCGGGGGACGTTCTGCCTTGGACGGTGCACCGAAGAGGGCGTGACGGTGGTTGTGGACGGCGAGGTTCTAAGCGGCGTTTCTCCGGAGAACTTCCGGAAGGTTTTCGAGGAGAAGGTGCTTTCTCGGCTCAGGGAGAATCCCCATGGCTGTCATTAG